A single genomic interval of Macadamia integrifolia cultivar HAES 741 chromosome 6, SCU_Mint_v3, whole genome shotgun sequence harbors:
- the LOC122080976 gene encoding transcription factor MYB82-like: MAPKKEEPNKRIVNKGAWTAEEDQKLAQYIEVHGAKKWKVVAIKAGLDRCGKSCRLRWLNYLRPNIKRGNISDQEEDLILRLHKLLGNKWSLIAGRLPGRTDNEIKNYWNSHLSKKVNQKQKQMERSITQNSQPESWNSVKVNEENSKGESGDSKISFNTDKLVEAETFFTSINGGPSNLEVMSDYNMKPETGFNLEEWFDFSNEEESSSLDWVKEFLEPDQSFYGFS, from the exons ATGGCTCCAAAGAAGGAAGAGCCCAACAAAAGGATTGTAAACAAAGGAGCATGGACAGCTGAAGAAGATCAAAAGCTGGCTCAATATATTGAAGTCCATGGAGCAAAGAAGTGGAAAGTAGTTGCAATAAAAGCAG GTTTGGATCGATGTGGGAAGAGTTGCAGGTTGAGATGGTTGAATTATCTAAGACCCAACATCAAAAGAGGCAATATCTCAGATCAAGAAGAGGATTTGATACTTAGGCTCCATAAACTTCTGGGTAACAA GTGGTCTTTGATTGCTGGAAGGCTACCAGGAAGAACTGATAATGAAATTAAGAACTATTGGAATTCTCATTTGAGCAAGAAAGTAAATCAGAAGCAGAAACAAATGGAACGTTCAATAACACAAAACTCCCAACCAGAAAGTTGGAACAGTGTAAAGGTGAATGAAGAAAATAGCAAGGGAGAAAGTGGAGACTCAAAGATTAGTTTTAATACAGATAAGTTAGTTGAAGCAGAGACATTCTTTACTAGTATCAATGGAGGGCCTTCCAATTTGGAAGTGATGAGTGATTACAACATGAAACCAGAGACTGGTTTTAACCTGGAAGAGTGGTTTGATTTCTCAAATGAAGAAGAATCTTCCAGTTTAGATTGGGTGAAGGAATTCCTTGAACCTGACCAAAGCTTCTATGGTTTTTCTTGA
- the LOC122080977 gene encoding transcription factor MYB3-like, whose amino-acid sequence MATKKDQSNRRIVNRGSWTAEEDQKLAQYIEVHGAKKWKLVAIKAGLDRCGKSCRLRWLNYLRPNIKRGNISDQEEDLILRLHKLLGNRWSLIAGRLPGRTDNEIKNYWNSHLSKKSNQKQKQTEHSIAQNSQPESWNSVKVNEESGDSKLDGPSNLELMSDFQRNPETGFNLEELFDFSNEDSSSLEWVRKFLQPDHSFYGFS is encoded by the exons ATGGCTACAAAGAAGGATCAATCCAACAGAAGGATTGTGAACAGAGGATCATGGACAGCTGAAGAAGATCAAAAGTTGGCTCAATATATTGAAGTCCATGGAGCAAAGAAGTGGAAACTAGTCGCAATTAAAGCAG GCTTGGATCGATGTGGGAAGAGTTGCAGGTTGAGATGGTTGAATTATCTAAGACCCAACATCAAAAGAGGTAACATCTCGGACCAAGAAGAGGACTTGATACTAAGGCTCCATAAGCTTCTGGGTAACAG GTGGTCTTTGATTGCTGGAAGGCTACCAGGACGAACTGATAATGAAATTAAGAACTATTGGAATTCTCATTTGAGCAAGAAATCAAACCAGAAGCAGAAACAAACAGAGCATTCAATAGCACAGAACTCCCAACCTGAAAGTTGGAACAGTGTAAAGGTGAATGAAGAAAGTGGAGACTCAAAGTTAGATGGGCCTTCCAATTTGGAACTGATGAGTGATTTCCAGAGGAACCCAGAAACTGGTTTCAACTTGGAAGAGTTGTTTGATTTCTCAAACGAAGATTCTTCCAGTTTAGAGTGGGTGAGGAAATTTCTTCAACCTGACCACAGCTTCTATGGATTTTCTTGA
- the LOC122082756 gene encoding splicing factor-like protein 1, translating to MDSLETNPSSTFDTQPPQAALQSSSEILAQNPHMYSETLAYPVQDPSSLQSHASVDHDQGLSVPPETLGSYDQNPPPPPETLASYDQYPPPPPENLTYEENQVPPWETLPSNNQNQNHSFSSETQNPSHPQQHLENGDSVDPNTDGNIDQIQKVPKPEIQKPLLSDSGVNNTYSGTDKDCSGGEEETSSRRRRRSRWDPPSESDNQNSDSGTRKRKSRWAAEEPKPILQLPDFMKELTGGIDLDPEVQRLNARLMEINRLLQSAQSGALLDDRPEGARSPSPEPLYDNMGHRINTREYRAREKLTQERREIISQIIKRNPAFKPPPDYRPPKLQKKLYIPMKEYPGYNFIGLIIGPRGNTQKRMEKETGAKIVIRGKGSIKEGRLQQKRDLKPDPSENEDLHVLVEAETQEGLDAAASMVEKLLQPVDEGLNEHKRQQLRELAALNGTIRDDEYCRLCGEPGHRQYACPARTSTFKSDVLCKICGDGGHPTIDCPMKGTTGKKMDDEYQNFLAELGGSAPDSLTKQNLSVPLLGSNSSGSNPPWASGNNAGGVGNTSHPGLGSNPVKKEYDDTNLYIGYLPPNFDDDALIRLFSPFGDIDQAKVIKDRATGLSKGYGFVKYFDVSQANQAIASMNGYRLEGRVIAVRVAGKPPQPPVPPGPPAPPIPTYPGSGQVTGGYPSQQYTPGGPLGNAPPGSYMSAPVPWGPPVPPPYAPYAPPPPPGSSMYTPVQGQSTTYGSQYPPRPPPPLPTGPPGAPSQSVPSSEAQQNFPPGVQSQNNSSAQSVPNNMYGNSVAGIAPSVQPTYPPSLGYPSYYGAVPPPVPHSAGDHSQNLGSVPWASKPVPPPVSSAEQKPYGTDSEYEKFMAEMK from the coding sequence ATGGATTCTTTGGAAACCAATCCTTCTTCAACCTTCGACACCCAACCGCCCCAAGCTGCACTGCAGTCGTCTTCAGAAATTCTTGCACAGAATCCACACATGTATTCAGAAACCCTAGCTTATCCAGTTCAAGATCCATCTTCTTTGCAGAGCCATGCTTCCGTTGATCATGATCAAGGTTTGTCTGTACCGCCCGAAACCCTAGGTTCGTATGATCAAAATCCCCCGCCTCCTCCAGAAACCCTTGCCTCGTACGATCAATATCCGCCACCGCCTCCGGAAAACCTTACATACGAAGAGAATCAGGTGCCCCCTTGGGAAACCCTACCTTCgaataatcaaaatcaaaatcacagTTTTTCTTCGGAAACCCAGAATCCGTCTCATCCGCAACAACATCTGGAGAATGGAGATTCGGTGGATCCGAACACCGATGGAAACATTGATCAGATCCAGAAAGTACCAAAACCAGAGATCCAGAAGCCATTGTTGTCCGATAGCGGCGTGAACAACACTTATAGCGGCACCGACAAGGACTGTtctggaggagaagaagagaccTCCAGTAGACGCAGGCGCCGCAGTAGGTGGGATCCTCCGTCAGAGTCTGACAACCAGAATAGTGATTCCGGCACCCGTAAGAGGAAGTCGAGATGGGCTGCCGAAGAACCGAAGCCTATTCTCCAACTGCCTGATTTCATGAAGGAACTCACAGGAGGTATTGATCTTGACCCTGAAGTCCAGCGTTTAAATGCCAGGCTTATGGAAATAAATCGTTTGTTACAGTCTGCACAATCTGGTGCGCTCTTAGATGATCGCCCTGAAGGTGCCCGTTCACCTTCTCCTGAACCCCTTTACGATAACATGGGTCATCGTATAAATACGCGAGAATACCGAGCTCGTGAAAAACTTACCCAAGAGAGGCGAGAAATTATCTCTCAAATAATCAAAAGGAATCCTGCTTTCAAACCCCCACCAGATTACCGGCCTCCCAAACTTCAGAAGAAACTTTACATTCCCATGAAAGAGTATCCAGGTTACAATTTTATAGGGCTTATCATCGGACCAAGGGGAAACACACAGAAGAGAATGGAGAAGGAGACGGGTGCGAAGATTGTTATTCGGGGCAAAGGATCGATTAAAGAAGGAAGGTTACAACAGAAGCGTGACTTGAAACCAGATCCCTCTGAGAATGAGGATTTGCATGTTTTGGTGGAAGCCGAGACGCAGGAGGGGCTTGATGCTGCTGCATCGATGGTCGAGAAACTGTTGCAACCTGTTGATGAAGGACTCAATGAGCATAAGCGACAACAGCTTAGGGAACTTGCTGCTTTGAATGGAACCATCAGAGATGATGAGTATTGTAGGTTGTGTGGTGAGCCTGGTCACCGTCAGTATGCCTGCCCTGCTCGTACTTCAACATTCAAGAGTGATGTGCTTTGTAAAATATGTGGTGATGGAGGTCACCCCACCATTGATTGTCCCATGAAAGGAACaactggaaaaaaaatggaCGATGAGTATCAGAACTTCTTGGCAGAACTAGGAGGGTCTGCGCCTGATTCACTGACCAAGCAGAACTTGTCAGTGCCGCTTCTTGGTTCAAACAGCTCAGGAAGCAATCCTCCTTGGGCTAGTGGCAACAATGCTGGAGGTGTTGGGAACACATCTCATCCAGGGTTGGGTTCGAATCCAGTTAAGAAGGAATATGACGATACGAACTTGTACATTGGGTACCTGCCACCAAATTTTGATGATGATGCCCTAATCCGATTGTTTTCACCTTTTGGTGATATTGATCAGGCTAAGGTTATCAAAGACCGGGCTACTGGATTAAGCAAAGGTTATGGTTTTGTTAAGTACTTTGATGTTTCTCAGGCCAATCAGGCTATAGCTAGTATGAATGGTTATCGGCTGGAGGGAAGAGTAATAGCTGTAAGAGTTGCAGGTAAACCACCTCAGCCTCCTGTACCTCCAGGGCCTCCGGCTCCACCAATACCAACTTATCCTGGCTCAGGTCAGGTGACTGGTGGATACCCTTCTCAGCAATATACACCAGGGGGGCCTCTTGGAAATGCTCCACCTGGAAGTTACATGAGTGCCCCTGTTCCATGGGGACCACCTGTTCCTCCTCCTTATGCTCCTTATGCCCCCCCACCTCCTCCTGGCTCAAGTATGTATACCCCTGTTCAAGGTCAATCTACAACCTATGGTTCACAATACCCTCCTCGTCCTCCGCCTCCTCTACCGACTGGCCCCCCGGGTGCCCCATCTCAAAGTGTTCCTTCTAGTGAAGCACAACAGAATTTCCCTCCTGGAGTGCAGTCCCAAAACAATTCTTCTGCGCAATCTGTACCTAACAATATGTATGGCAACTCAGTAGCTGGAATTGCACCGAGTGTTCAACCTACATATCCTCCATCTTTAGGTTATCCATCCTACTATGGTGCTGTTCCGCCACCTGTGCCGCATTCAGCAGGGGACCATTCGCAGAATTTGGGAAGTGTGCCTTGGGCTTCAAAGCCAGTGCCACCACCTGTTAGCTCTGCAGAGCAGAAACCTTATGGCACTGACTCTGAATATGAGAAGTTCATGGCAGAGATGAAATGA